One window of Alosa sapidissima isolate fAloSap1 chromosome 21, fAloSap1.pri, whole genome shotgun sequence genomic DNA carries:
- the cart4 gene encoding cocaine- and amphetamine-regulated transcript 4 codes for MDSARVVVYIGVCLSVLSTVCKSEMSPENRISAQDEQYQLGYVTRDLAEALEGLLEGEQDNRISLEKKASVIPRCDVGERCAMKHGPRIGRLCDCMRGTACNTFFLRCY; via the exons ATGGACAGCGCCAGAGTAGTAGTGTACATTGGGGTCTGCCTATCGGTCCTCAGCACTGTTTGCAAAAGTGAAATGTCACCTGAAAACCGAATCTCTGCACAAGATGAGCAGTACCAATTGGGCTACGTAACCAGGGACTTG GCTGAAGCACTTGAAGGGCTTTTGGAGGGAGAACAAGACAACAGAATATCGCTGGAGAAAAAAGCGAGTGTCATCCCCCGG TGTGATGTGGGTGAGCGTTGTGCTATGAAGCACGGGCCCCGAATCGGACGTCTTTGCGACTGCATGAGAGGCACCGCGTGCAACACCTTCTTTCTTCGTTGCTATTGA
- the jtb gene encoding protein JTB isoform X2, with the protein MESDCRIPTTCCRPRILVLHALFWGLVSLRVFGASILSKDEKPPVTRPITTPCWQIEEFVVATECSQCNAFQTTLPECSLTGYVERINCTKTSKEVHKSCRSTLLEEHLFWKFEGAMLGLTVLFALVVVARQRSLDRLASEKVRRQIESI; encoded by the exons ATGGAGAGCGACTGTCGGATCCCGACGACATGTTGTAGGCCCAGGATTCTGGTCCTCCACGCACTTTTCTGGGGGCTTGTGTCTCTCAG GGTGTTTGGGGCTTCCATCCTCTCAAAGGATGAAAAACCACCAG tgacCAGGCCCATCACTACTCCTTGTTGGCAGATAGAAGAATTTGTGGTGGCCACAGAGTGTTCCCAATGCAATGCATTTCAGACG ACATTGCCCGAGTGCAGTCTGACCGGATACGTGGAGCGGATCAATTGTACCAAGACCAGCAAAGAAGTCCATAAGAG CTGTCGTTCCACCCTTTTGGAGGAGCATCTCTTCTGGAAGTTTGAAGGAGCCATGTTGGGCCTCACTGTTCTCTTTGCTCTTGTGGTGGTTGCCAGGCAACGGTCTTTGGACCGCTTGGCGTCAGAGAAGGTCCGCCGGCAGATAGAGTCCATCTAG
- the jtb gene encoding protein JTB isoform X1: MESDCRIPTTCCRPRILVLHALFWGLVSLRVFGASILSKDEKPPVTRPITTPCWQIEEFVVATECSQCNAFQTKTLPECSLTGYVERINCTKTSKEVHKSCRSTLLEEHLFWKFEGAMLGLTVLFALVVVARQRSLDRLASEKVRRQIESI; encoded by the exons ATGGAGAGCGACTGTCGGATCCCGACGACATGTTGTAGGCCCAGGATTCTGGTCCTCCACGCACTTTTCTGGGGGCTTGTGTCTCTCAG GGTGTTTGGGGCTTCCATCCTCTCAAAGGATGAAAAACCACCAG tgacCAGGCCCATCACTACTCCTTGTTGGCAGATAGAAGAATTTGTGGTGGCCACAGAGTGTTCCCAATGCAATGCATTTCAGACG AAGACATTGCCCGAGTGCAGTCTGACCGGATACGTGGAGCGGATCAATTGTACCAAGACCAGCAAAGAAGTCCATAAGAG CTGTCGTTCCACCCTTTTGGAGGAGCATCTCTTCTGGAAGTTTGAAGGAGCCATGTTGGGCCTCACTGTTCTCTTTGCTCTTGTGGTGGTTGCCAGGCAACGGTCTTTGGACCGCTTGGCGTCAGAGAAGGTCCGCCGGCAGATAGAGTCCATCTAG